One Hylaeus volcanicus isolate JK05 chromosome 8, UHH_iyHylVolc1.0_haploid, whole genome shotgun sequence genomic window, agtaccAGTGGTGCCATCAGTGGGAAAATGTCCaagtttataaagaaaatagttcCGACAGTTGCTGTAAGATGGCGCAACTAACTAAAGGGTCGTTTACTTTATGATATGAAATAACTATTcgtaaaaaagataaatttgaCGTACTAtctaatatattgtagtattGTAAAGCAATGAATCGTATTAATGATACGacaaattaatgtattaatgGAACAACATCCAATATAAACTTGGGcattttgccaccgatggcgccactggtactgtctttttcttttttttatttatttatttatttaaggtgCTACAGACACTAGAGATATATGTTACACCACGATGTGGTACACAATTTTCGTATTGACgatgcatttataaaaaataaagaatattttattaaatatatcggtggcgccatctagcgggaACAATATCCAATACAAACTTGGGCGATTTGCCACCGATGACGCCACTGGtactttattcatttatttatttatttatttatttatttatttaaggtgTTATAGACACTAGAGGTCTATGTTACACCACAATGtggtacaaaatttatacagGGTTTCTTAGTCTATAAGTTGTTATATACACTTAGCTATAATATTGTTACTACATTGTACTTTATGTTTTCTTGTCTCTAACATACACTGAGCCTtgttcattcattcattctcTACCTTTTAATCTTTACTAACTCCGTACACCGTTCTAAAGTTTAGAATCTAAACCCGCGCACTGTGGGTCTGAGCGGCAGAGATGGTCAAAACCCtaagcttcgaataaatccgaagtttgtcgatgtgtttgtctcgtttcttcctttGAACAATtcccaaagaaggaaacgagacaaacatatcggcaaacttcagatttattcgaagtctagggtttcGACCATCACCGAGCGGTGGCCTTTCTAGATCCACTActgattgaaaaattctagaaatatGATACTGTATGGCACCACTGATCCATATCAATTCTCCTTCATTCGTATTTGATATCTATATATTCGTTTATATTCAAGGGAAAGTTATTCGTTAAGGTTATTTTTCGATTAATCACTTTTCACTTTGAAACCGTAGGAGGTGGATagtcaatttaaatattagaaaattatttagaattgcTAACATGCAAGTGCTGATGAAAGTTTCACATAATTCCTTGATAATCGCTGCTAAAAAAAGGTAACAGTTGTTTTAAGAgggaacaatttttctgtagTATATACAAGCATTCCTTTAAGTAACTTCTGGGAAGCATATACTTGTATTATGATTatattgttgttgttattggCGCAATAGATACAAGTAACGTTTGTTACAGCACGATGCAAAGAAACACTTTTACGTTCTTCAGAAGATGCAACTTTTCTTCTCAAAAgattactaataataatattacgcGAAATTCAATTGTTACACCGTTTCCTTCATTGACCCAGCCTATTCCTAATTTACCAAAAGCAGTCTATGCTACCGCAAAAGATGAACATCACACGACTAAAGTCACAGTTCTCCCAAATGGACTGAGAGTTGCTTCTGAAAATCGATTTGGTCAATTTTGCACAGTTGGCGGTAAGTACAGAGAATTCTTAAACAGACTTTAAACGATCGTACAATTATTTGTGTAGTAAATTATCGTTGTTTATTACAGTGTTACTCGATTCTGGACCTCGGTACGAGATTGCATATCCAAGCGGTATTTCTCATTTCCTAGAGAAATTAGCATTCGGAGTAAGacttttattgtacattatacaattactattcgaggaataaaaaaattagctATTTACTTTTGCAGTCAACAAAAACATTCGAGAACAAAGATCAAATAATGCTCGCATTAGAAAAACATGGAGGAATATGTGATTGCCAAGCATCGAGGGATGCATTTGTTTATGCTGCATCGGCAGAACGTCATGGATTGGACACAGTTGTACAAATTCTAGGTGATATCGTTTTAAGACCTCAAATTACACAAGAGGAAGTAAGAAATGTGTccttcatatattttatatacacattaTATACAGtgcaacatattttaaaaactataagatataaatacgaaaaactataatacataaatgtatgAGACATctataaatggaaaataattatttaaagaaatagcAATAATATTATGTTCTCATTTCTAGGTAAGCGCAGCAAGACAAATGATTCGCTTCGAATTGGAATCTTTACTTACAAGACCAGAGCAAGAACCGATACTTATGGATATGATTCATGCTGtaagtaaaagtaaatttacaCAATGTTAAGTAAACATCAGatacatgtatttaattttataggcTGCATACAGGAACAATACGCTTGGTCTTCCAAAAATTTGCCCGGAGGAAAACGTCGACCGTATAGATAGAAaagtattattcgaatatttaaggAATCATTACACACCGAGTAGAATGGTAGTGGCCGGAGTTGGCGTAAAACACGAAGATCTCGTTTCGGCTGTACAAAGGTAACAATAATACAAATGTTTtgagtatttattaatataaattgaagtaCTATTACTTGCATCTAATATGGATGTTCGAAAGACATCCAAATtacagttttaataatattcaagcaAAGGTGACGTTACTATTGTTCTAgacattttattgataaaaaatctatttgggaagaagaaggagaagagaGGGGAAATACTAATTCGGTACCGTCAGTTGACACGTCCATCGCACAGTATACCGGAGGCTATATACTAGTAGTTATCCAATTAgctatttttcaataaaatctgCGAAAAAGTGCATTTAAATGCGGTgatacttaataattttaagctttgtaattttgtagGAAGAATGTAATGTGCCTGTATATGCAGGACCAAGCGGTTTACCGGAATTATCCCACATAGTAATAGGTTTAGAAGGTTGTTCCCATCAAGACCCAGATTTCGTAGCGATGTGTGTTTTAAATATGATGATGGGTGGCGGTGGTAGCTTCAGCGCCGGTGGTCCAGGAAAGGGAATGTATACTCGTTTGTATACGAATGTACTAAACAGGTGAGGAGAAGAATGTGCGTTCCCCTAGAAGCAAAATTCGATTATAAGGATTCAAGAATAAGAAATCATTCTACAGGTATCATTGGTTATACAATGCAACTGCGTACAATCACGCATACGCCGACACGGGTATCTTTTGCATTCATGCATCTTGTACGCCGTCTCACGTCAAAGAAATGGTGGAAGTAATCGTGCACGAGATGGTTGCCATGACCAGTAATATAGTGGACGGTGAATTAGCGgtacgattttatttataattatctatattttgatatttatactTGTTACtatgatttaattataattattctttaataatttagaGAGCAAAGAAGCAACTGCAGTCTATGTTACTCATGAATTTGGAACACAGGCCTGTTATTTTCGAAGATATCGGAAGACAAGTTTTAGCCACTGGATCTAGGAAGCGGCCAGAGTACTTCATACAAGCAATTGGTAAGCGATACaccaattaaataaattactgggaataatagaagaatggaATTCTGTAATCGTATTGTTTGTAGATGCGATATCGAAAGATGATATAAACAACGTAGCACGACGTTTACTCAAATCATCTCCAAGCGTAGCAGCTCGAGGAGAAGTAAGAGCAGTTCCTTCGATCGGAGACATTCAAGCTGGGTTGATCGACGAGCAAGGAAGATTACCTGGTTCTCGTAACAGACTGTCgctttttcgttaaaaattttaaatatcatttgtcTCAAATTCATACGTCTGTCTCCCAGACGGTATCTCGCTAGCGAAACCACGTGATTGGGTTATCTAAATCATTGCGTGTTTATGTTGAAATgcaagataaaatattttttaactgtCCGCAAATATTTCTGACGTCTCATCCGACTAGAATtaagttataatttattcgcagtaatattccaaattattaatatgcgaaatgtatattatccgtgtatataataatacatggCTAACTACGATCAACGATTAGTATTCGTTACGCTGCGAATTGAACTTcacatgtaaaataaaatggtaaGAATGAAGAAACTCGTAATTATGTTTGTGACTAGTTTAGGACATATTTTCATGtcatacataattattattattattactattattattatcgatacaTGTCGGTAtgtttaagtaaattattatacatttaattgttattctaacataaaaaaaaataagaaatagaaaattgtcatcaaacgtttttttatttccgtaCCATGCTTTTTTCTACATATGTTTGACACATATTCGTAACGATTAGTGTTCCAGATAAACGCTGAtctcgatataaaataaacgattgaCGACCAAGTTAAGCTTCCACTTCTTCCAATGTCTTGAGGAACGAAGCCTTCTTCTGAGCGATACGGTTCTTTCTTTCCGACAAGGAAAGTTTTGCGCGGTTCCACCGCTTTTTCACGGGTTCCTTTTCTCTTACAACCTTCGTGTGTTGAGGGTTCTTTCGTATTGCTTCGTGGGCATTTTTATAGATGCTCTCGATctaccaataaaaataattatatatttctcaaATAGAGAATACCGTGATACAAGGATATTATTTCGTCGAAATGTAACATTGATCGAAGCAAAAGATGCAGTTCAGCATTTTTATCTGTTGTTAaccaatgtatttattatagtccAACTGCGACACTACTAAGATAGCGAAATCTGGTAGTAATTATTAGTTGGACgaaattcatataaatggAAGACATTAAAACTTACGCTATCAGCAGTGATgccatttttaatgtattgcGAAAACTGCTGCTTAAAAACCTCGTCGTCCTCTTCCTCTAACGTTCTCATATAATTTGCAACGTGTTGCCCGAAAATGTGCTGCCGATGGACATCGGCATTAAAAGATTTCGATTCGCTGTCGTATCCAGGGAACCTTTTGGTACTGCTCGTAAGAAAGGAAAGACAAAGATTAGGAACTGTCCTATGCtctgtaaaattaatatgtttaaatatacgTTGTCAGAGACACTTTCTAATCTTTTTATGTCTGCGCAAAGGTTATACTTTGTATTGTAGAACACAAATACAAAGTCGCGCTTTGCTATAACTCAGATGACGCGCATGTGTCTAAAAATCATCATGTGATATTCGCTTGATATTCGGAACCTTTCTAGCATTTTGAAAAGGATATTCCGTAAAGAATTTATTAGCGAATACCTATGCGGAATATTGAGACCGCCGTCAACAGCACCTTTCATGGCACCAAAGACTCTAGCACCAGTAGTTGTACGCATAAGACCGGTATCCAGGTAACATCTGAATGCTCCAGGTCCATGATCCGATTCTTCGACGTTGTATTCATCTCCGTTTACTTCTGTTGTTCCAGTATATACCTTTTCTAAGTCCAATTTGCACAGTAACTACAGAAGTAACGTaagaaaatactattttaaatgtacGCAATTGTAGCCATTTGGTCGTATTTAatcttataaaattatttttcagatttaaACAATAGGGAACAATTGTGTTTTCTTCAGTTATGCATCAAAGCGAGCTGAGTGTATCATCATTATATAGGGCAcgcataattaaataaaaagatgaaataaaaaatgcttaCTCTGCGAGCCAGAAGAAGACCAGTGCAATACGCAGATGCATAATTTGTAAGACCAACTTTGACGCCGTACTTGGGAAGTTCGTGGCTATACGCAGCGCATACTATTCTGTCTCCCTCGATTCTTGAATACGCAACCTAACAAAGTGACATATATTATCAGCTTTCAATTAGAACGCTTACATATGAAACACAAAATTAAGCATAATCACCTGGCACGTGATATCCTTGTTTGATAGACGTACTATTAGTCTATACTTGGgagtattgtatttatttttatcctgGATAGTTAATCGTTTACGAGCATAATAATCGGTCTTTCCTTCGCGTCGCCTCTTGAATTTGACTTGGTAACGTTTGAAATACTGCTTGTTTTTAACAACTTTTACGAAACCCTGTAATGTAATACCTAAATGTTGATACTAAAATAATGTCTCTGGATTTTGTATGTTCTCATAAATCGAATTCAGTGATATagggtaaaatattttcatattctgATCAAAGTGAGCTAAGATCGTCATCATACAAAAGTTATCAATAGAAATACATCATAAAATTATCAGAATTTTATGCAATTAACCTATAAGTGGGCACactcgtttgtttttttattcaattaaaatataacaaatatagaTCAGGCAATAATAGCACGTAATATTCTGCGACCAAAGTTTTCCAGAGTCCCACGCGCTAACTTTAAGGTTAACTGGCATAAAGGTTCCggtaatttatacaaatattctcGTGTTAAAGTTAAAATGTACCGTAACGaagtttttataataattttcaacacAAGATCAATTACTTTCGAAcgttattttatacaaaatatgctAGCACATTGTTCGGCGTTATAAACACAATGGATGGTTACTGGAACAGATTCATAATTGCAACTGAACATCGATATTCGAATCCTACTGAGTTACAAGCATCCAATGTTAATAACGACGTAAAATGAATTGTGGATGTAGTAAAGAAcgttatttatcgaattacattaatattaatcgaacTTTGCTTACCATTTTAACGAAAACTACAGGAAAGACCCCGTACCGAACAGAATCCCCAAATGTGTCACGTACCAAAAGGAAGTTGTCTTTTGCGTTCGTTATGTCCTCGTCAACGTAACTCGTAACTGAGACATCTTACGAACACAAAAATTCCAGGTAAATCTAGTGCATTTCACGTTTACAAACATGTTTATTAATCAGCGCTCTCAATAACGAAATGCAGAAGTAAGAcataatttcaatgtaaatttgggcgttttatttaaacttttaaactatCATAATTTCTCTTCTGGGTTTCCGGTATTTTCGCTCAAATAAATAGCCATCTAGCGTTCGAACTGTTTACTGCTAGATATCGACACCAATTTCCTGCGGGAAATttggattcttttttatttaaattaaaattcattagtaTCGTTAGTAGCATTATTGCAGATTTTATCGAGTAGTTTAATATTGTTTCATATCAAGGAACTCCGTACGAATaaacttatattatttaaatataatttatttatttaatcaaatgtcgcagtttattttttacaaaattcgatatgttaaaaaaatttgtttgcttgAAAATTACCGATACATCTTTACTGTACATACATTGGAATCATGATTTAGGGACAAGTGTTCCTTTTGTCTCGGTGAACGGAGTTATGCGATTggtaatataatatgtaacttATTCTTTATACGTGCGGagtgtaaaaaatgtttgttactAAAATCTGCCATAAAATTCACCTAGACTTTGAATTCGAGGAGATTAAACCGAATAAGCGGTATCGTTCTTGGAGAAAATCTACGCAATCTCTACCTTACCGGTTAAatctttatcaatttttgtgatacaattattttatttctaatattagCCTTTCGTGAACTTTTTCTTatctttttaaacaataaaaattgatgtcGAATTACATAAGAATTCAGATGCATAGATTCATCTGCGATaagtaattgttttctttacaGTCCGTATAACACATACGTTCAAGAACGGTAAGCTcttcttaaattttcaattcctgAACATCCTCTGTTCCCCAATCGCTTAAATCATCATCCCAACCATCGTTCTCTTCGGTTAATACTTTTATGTCGAACACACTTTTTTGTAGTGTCTGCGGTTGTGATACGTGCAAGACTTGCGTCTTTTTTATTACGGGCTCCATGTCTGTGAAAAAGTCATACTCTTCCTTGACAGAACTGGACAGCTTCGAATTCTTAATATCAAGCTCTGAAATATCGgataaaataatcgatttctttggaaatttagGGTCAATTATCTTGGCTTTGTCTATATTTAGTACTGAATCTGTTTCGATAGTTAGGGTTGAATTAACAGTCGATATTCCGTTAGATTCGCAAATCGTGTTCGGAGGTCGAGAAACGTGATGTACGTCTGCGGTAGCGGGTTCTTGCGTCTCCCAATCAGACCATGTGTATTCTTCCTCGGTGATGGAAGACATGATTTCCTTTTTATCCTCACCTCCGTCTGGTGATGGTCTTTCTGGTAAGTTAACCGTTTCTTGATTGGTACTCATAGGTGCTGGAAATTCAACGATATTTGTAAAAGACGAGGTGTCGCTACTGTTTTGCCCGCTTTCCTTTACTTTGTTTGGTCGACCGTccgtaaataattttcctctGTTTCCACCAATCACAGTGGCTGCACCTAGGATTGGAACTATATCGGATAATGCTTTCAATGTTGCAGATACGAGATGATCGTTGGTATCTTTAATTCCAACAAGTAGTTCTGGAAGTACTTGAGACTTTAATTCATCCACTTGAAACGTGTGcacaaatgaattaaaatgcGATAACAGGACTAATCGAATCGATACATCCCTTATACAAAACATTTGCAATAGTTTAGGTACTAAGTAGACTTTAAATGTTGAAACTGCAAACAGATTATCGTCCATTTTGTCTTTCCCATCTGTAAGAGAACATATACTTTCGATATATCTTAAacgcaaaattttattaaaaattctttacctcTTGGTTTTAAGACGAATGGTAAAAGTTTTTCTTGTGCTGTTGCATCTAATAAAACCATTCTAGAAAGTAATAATCGACCCAACTGTTCTGCGACGATATTTTCAGGAAATGTTCTTAATTGCATTATTAAGgttctgtaaaataattacatatttttaatgtttacaaTTACAACTACTTTCAACGTGAAACAGTGTgtgttgtttgtttttgtCAAAAATGCTTacccaaaaaatatttctttctctaGGTTGTTCTTTAAAGGCAGTTCCTCTAGAAATGCATGAATTCGCATAAAGTCATGAGTAAAAAATGGATGTCTAAGCACGCTTGATAATTCGCTACGTAGGGATGGATCTACGTTTTGCAAATTCTCTTTGCAAAACTGTCGGAACTCCAGGAGACTTGGAACATCTTCTACGATAGTATAAACTGTCTGTcaatattctataatttctcaagataaaataaacattacagTGAATACTTACCtgaattctttaatttcagtaTATCCTCTGCCAATATTCCAAATGCGTACCCATCGATAGCAGAATAATTCGTAGATAAAACTGTTGTATCCTCATCTGGAGATATCGCTCTCTCGTACCTGTagcttcttattttttttaaataagcaGACGTTAATTCCTTAGACTTACATAGACACTCTAATCCGCCAAGTTTCCAACATCCTTCCGATGTGACGTAAATGGAACTTCCGCAAATGTTATTATGGGACGCGGATGCTTTTTCGTGAAGAAACACCAACGCACGTAAAATACTATACAAGCCCATGCATATTTGCAAGGTATTTTGTGTTTCTATAGACTGAATCAGAGGTTTAACGTGTTCGGTAGAAAGGAAAAATTTGCTGCCTTTGGACCACGACGATACATACTTGAGTATACAAGGATGTCTGTACAACATAAGATtctgaaaaatacatttattactGATACAATTATATGcatataaatgatttttaatacgAGCTGATCGATAAACTAAAGTTAACCTTTGCAGCTTTCTCTAAAGGAGATGGATTTCCAAAATTAGCGCTATAATGCAACGACGGTTCGCTGATAAACAAGGACACCTTTTGAGCACCATATCCATTCACACTGGCAGTATAATGCACCCAAAAATCTGTCACTTCCACAGATTTCTCTTCGATTTCCAGCCCTTTCAGGGCACTTATTTCATTCCCCATTAATTTCGATAATCCtacgaaaaaaaaggaattcgtTGTTACCAAACAACAATCAAAAGCATCGCACTGGTAACAAATTGTCCAAAGTTTATTACTTGTTTGATAATCATTGAAATTCGGTTAAATCGCGAAACATAGATCATTACAAGAAACCTTTGCACATCTTCAATCTTTTTTGTTGTGACAGATTGTAGGTAAAACTACACCCTACACACCGTCGGTTGCTTTGTGTCTCTCACTGTCACTGTGCTGcactgtatgtacatataataaacGCAGCACCCTACCCTACCCTACGATTCAGCGATTTTAGCGCCGCGAGATAAAAAGGTAGCAATTACTTTCAAAACGTTTGTGATTTTGTGATTTTGCGCTTGCatggtaaaagaaaaaaaaaccgtacgtgaatataaagaaaagaaatttaatacttccagaagaaaagaaaaaaagaaagttccAGTTATTCGATTCGTTAGGTTTTCAAAAGATTAGATAAATCGAGTATATATCAATTGCTACTAAATACTGATTAGAAGTCAAGAATGATCTTTTATCagtacttattttattttcaagttttagCAGATAGACGTATAAGTTAGATCGTTAACTATAGATAGATAAAATGATAGGTGTTCTAAAATTTCGAGCTAGGTACGAGGGTCTGTCGCATTTGTTACGTTGCATTTCA contains:
- the LOC128881218 gene encoding mitochondrial-processing peptidase subunit alpha, coding for MQVLMKVSHNSLIIAAKKSTMQRNTFTFFRRCNFSSQKITNNNITRNSIVTPFPSLTQPIPNLPKAVYATAKDEHHTTKVTVLPNGLRVASENRFGQFCTVGVLLDSGPRYEIAYPSGISHFLEKLAFGSTKTFENKDQIMLALEKHGGICDCQASRDAFVYAASAERHGLDTVVQILGDIVLRPQITQEEVSAARQMIRFELESLLTRPEQEPILMDMIHAAAYRNNTLGLPKICPEENVDRIDRKVLFEYLRNHYTPSRMVVAGVGVKHEDLVSAVQRHFIDKKSIWEEEGEERGNTNSVPSVDTSIAQYTGGYILEECNVPVYAGPSGLPELSHIVIGLEGCSHQDPDFVAMCVLNMMMGGGGSFSAGGPGKGMYTRLYTNVLNRYHWLYNATAYNHAYADTGIFCIHASCTPSHVKEMVEVIVHEMVAMTSNIVDGELARAKKQLQSMLLMNLEHRPVIFEDIGRQVLATGSRKRPEYFIQAIDAISKDDINNVARRLLKSSPSVAARGEVRAVPSIGDIQAGLIDEQGRLPGSRNRLSLFR
- the LOC128881219 gene encoding 60S ribosomal protein L5, producing MGFVKVVKNKQYFKRYQVKFKRRREGKTDYYARKRLTIQDKNKYNTPKYRLIVRLSNKDITCQVAYSRIEGDRIVCAAYSHELPKYGVKVGLTNYASAYCTGLLLARRLLCKLDLEKVYTGTTEVNGDEYNVEESDHGPGAFRCYLDTGLMRTTTGARVFGAMKGAVDGGLNIPHSTKRFPGYDSESKSFNADVHRQHIFGQHVANYMRTLEEEDDEVFKQQFSQYIKNGITADSIESIYKNAHEAIRKNPQHTKVVREKEPVKKRWNRAKLSLSERKNRIAQKKASFLKTLEEVEA
- the LOC128881217 gene encoding protein-associating with the carboxyl-terminal domain of ezrin is translated as MGNEISALKGLEIEEKSVEVTDFWVHYTASVNGYGAQKVSLFISEPSLHYSANFGNPSPLEKAAKNLMLYRHPCILKYVSSWSKGSKFFLSTEHVKPLIQSIETQNTLQICMGLYSILRALVFLHEKASASHNNICGSSIYVTSEGCWKLGGLECLCKSKELTSAYLKKIRSYRYERAISPDEDTTVLSTNYSAIDGYAFGILAEDILKLKNSEDVPSLLEFRQFCKENLQNVDPSLRSELSSVLRHPFFTHDFMRIHAFLEELPLKNNLEKEIFFGTLIMQLRTFPENIVAEQLGRLLLSRMVLLDATAQEKLLPFVLKPRDGKDKMDDNLFAVSTFKVYLVPKLLQMFCIRDVSIRLVLLSHFNSFVHTFQVDELKSQVLPELLVGIKDTNDHLVSATLKALSDIVPILGAATVIGGNRGKLFTDGRPNKVKESGQNSSDTSSFTNIVEFPAPMSTNQETVNLPERPSPDGGEDKKEIMSSITEEEYTWSDWETQEPATADVHHVSRPPNTICESNGISTVNSTLTIETDSVLNIDKAKIIDPKFPKKSIILSDISELDIKNSKLSSSVKEEYDFFTDMEPVIKKTQVLHVSQPQTLQKSVFDIKVLTEENDGWDDDLSDWGTEDVQELKI